A single window of Mugil cephalus isolate CIBA_MC_2020 chromosome 1, CIBA_Mcephalus_1.1, whole genome shotgun sequence DNA harbors:
- the LOC125009408 gene encoding low affinity immunoglobulin gamma Fc region receptor II-like isoform X2 produces the protein MKETSLQRLLFLSSLLFSSTNQARLTVSPSFSQFFKGDFVSLSCEEDDSSAGWTLRRNTTTGQRTQCGADWGEPAGSSCNISYIHPSDSGVYWCESGEGATSNSINLTVHGGPVILQSPVLPVMEGDNVTLLCKTKTTPSILSATFYKDGSNIRTESTGHMTIHHVTRSDEGLYKCNIISHGESPSSWITVTEKLTTTTTPPPTTTPPPTTTPPPGSSPPPGSSPLLLVFLSLSSFLSLVLLVFLVFLVRRRVRRKHEANVTEDITYSDVKISRNKKQPIKQSRDSDPAAVYSAVRTTQDVSYGEIFIRDKKDKSKTRDSDPAAVYSAVRTTQDVSYGEIFIRDKKDKSKTRESDPPAVYSAVRTDNITYGQIAIRPKKTREVPPEPEIVYSSLK, from the exons ATGAAGGAAACGTCTCTGCAGCGTCTGCTCT TTCTGAGCTCTCTGCTGTTCAGCTCAACAAACCAAG CTCGTCTGACTGTGAGTCCCAGCTTCTCTCAGTTCTTTAAAGgagactttgtgtctctgagctgtgaggaggacgacagctctgctggatggactctgaggagaaacaccacCACAGGACAGAGGACTCAGTGTGGAGCTGACTGGGGAGAACCAGCTGGTTCTTCATGTAACATCAGCTACATCCACCCATCAGACAGTGGAGTTTACTGGTGTGAGTCCGGAGAGGGAGCAACCAGTAACAGCATCAACCTCACTGTCCATG gtggaccagtgatcctgcagagtcctgtcctccctgtgatggagggagataacgtcactctgctctgtaaaacaaagaccactccctccatcctctcagctACTTTCTATAAAGATGGCTCCAACATCAGGACTGAGtctacaggtcacatgaccatccACCATGTTACCAGGTCTGATGAAGGCCTCTACAAGTGTAacatcatcagtcatggagagtctccatccagctggaTCACTGTCACAG AGaaactcaccaccaccaccacacctccTCCTACAACAACCCCTCCTCCTACAACAACacctcctcctggttcctctcctcctcctggttcctctcctctcctccttgtgttcttgtctctttcttccttcttgtcTCTGGTTCTCCTGGTGTTTCTGGTTTTCCTGGTGAGACGACGTGTTCGTAGGAAACATGAAG CAAACGTCACAGAAGACATCACGTACAGTGACGTCAAGATATCACGAAACAAGAAACAGCCAATCAAGCAGAGCAGAG ACAGTGATCCAGCTGCAGTCTACTCAGCAGTGAGAACAACACAAGATGTCAGTTATGGAGAGATATTCATCAGAGACAAGAAAGACAAGTCAAAGACCAGAG ACAGTGATCCAGCTGCAGTCTATTCAGCAGTGAGAACAACACAAGACGTCAGTTATGGAGAAATATTCATCAGAGACAAGAAAGACAAGTCAAAGACCAGAG AGAGTGATCCACCTGCAGTCTACTCAGCAGTGAGAACAGACAACATCACGTATGGACAAATAGCCATCAGACCAAAAAAGACCAGAG AGGTTCCACCAGAGCCGGAGATCGTCTACTCTTCACTGAAGTAG
- the LOC125009468 gene encoding high affinity immunoglobulin gamma Fc receptor I-like isoform X2 gives METSQDQVSMRTSCRSKEELESFKEETGQKGTVLSSLLFSSTNQARLTVSPSFSQVFKLDSVSLSCEEDDSSAGWTLRRNTTTEQRTQCGAGWGKPAGSSCDISYIHPSDSGVYWCESREGATSNSINLTVSGGPVILQSPVLPVMEGDDVTLLCKTQTTPSILSATFYKDGSLIRTESTGHMTIHHVTRSDEGLYKCNILSHGESPSSWITVTEKLTTTTPPPISTPPPTSTSTPTSKPSPGSSPPPGSFPPPGSFPPPGSSHLLPVFLSLSSFLSLVLLVVLVFLVRQCVRRKHEAVGGNVREDITYGNIKISKNKKQTIRWRREFSPESTVVYSLVHRSNH, from the exons ATGGAAACTAGTCAGGATCAAGTCAGCATGAGGACCAGCTGCAGGTCTAAAGAGGAACTGGAATCATTTAAAGAGGAAACTGGTCAAAAAGGAACAG TTCTGAGCTCTCTGCTGTTCAGCTCAACAAACCAAG CTCGTCTGACTGTGAGTCCCAGCTTCTCTCAGGTCTTTAAACTAGactctgtgtctctgagctgtgaggaggacgacagctctgctggatggactctgaggagaaacaccacCACAGAACAGAGGACTCAGTGTGGAGCTGGGTGGGGAAAACCAGCTGGTTCTTCCTGTGACATCAGCTACATCCACCCATCAGACAGTGGAGTTTACTGGTGTGAGTCCAGAGAGGGAGCAACCAGTAACAGCATCAacctcactgtctctg gtggaccagtgatcctgcagagtcctgtcctccctgtgatggagggagatgacgtcactctgctctgtaaaacacagaccactccctccatcctctcagctACTTTCTATAAAGATGGCTCCTTGATCAGGACTGAGtctacaggtcacatgaccatccACCATGTTACCAGGTCTGATGAAGGCCTCTACAAGTGTAACATCCTCAGtcatggagagtctccatccagctggaTCACTGTCACAG AGaaactcaccaccaccacacctccTCCTATATCAACACCTCCTCCTACGTCCACATCTACTCCTACATCCAAACCTTCTCctggttcctctcctcctcctggttcctttcctcctcctggttcctttcctcctcctggttcctctcatctcctccctgtgttcttgtctctttcttctttcttgtctctGGTTCTCCTGGTGGTTCTGGTTTTCCTGGTGAGACAATGTGTTCGTAGGAAACATGAAG ctGTTGGAGGAAACGTCAGAGAAGACATCACGTACggtaacattaaaatatcaaaGAACAAGAAACAGACGATCAGATGGAGAAGAG agTTTTCACCAGAGTCAACAGTCGTCTACTCTTTAGTCCACCGGTCCAACCACTGA
- the LOC125010000 gene encoding coxsackievirus and adenovirus receptor-like, whose amino-acid sequence MASGGSLFLCWTLLSVCQMVSSSAEPRIITAESGQTVSLPCKALKNGPVTVVDWSRTDVQPEKCLFLYRGDRLCTDNQYPSYKDRVDLQDRQMKDGDVSLILNNVTTDDSGTYTCHVQTKTKRRKRDADPITTIKLHIDPGHTSGHKEDGGDKEGLSRGHPGLIVGGVVVSLVVAVFLITVRNRKKKSSPPSSSSSPPLQSSDQLLA is encoded by the exons ATGGCTTCTGGAggatctctctttctctgctggactctgctgtcagtctgtcagatggtttcttcttctgcag AACCAAGAATCATCACAGCTGAATCTGGACAGACTGTCTCTCTACCATGTAAAGCTCTGAAGAATGGACCTGTCACAGTTGTTGACTGGAGCAGAACCGACGTACAGCcagaaaaatgtctctttttataTCGAGGTGATAGGTTATGTACAGACAACCAGTATCCATCTTATAAGGACCGAGTGGATCTACAGGACAGACAGATGAAGGATGGAGACGTGTCTCTGATTCTGAACAATGTGACGACTGATGACAGTGGAACATACACGTGTCATGTTCAGACTAAAACAAAGCGCAGGAAGAGAGATGCTGATCCCATCACCACCATCAAACTGCACATAGATCCAG GTCACACATCTGGACAcaaggaggacggaggagacaAGGAGGGACTAAGTCGAGGACATCCTGGTCTGATagttggtggtgttgttgtgagTCTTGTCGTGGCTGTTTTTCTGATCACTgtaagaaacaggaagaagaaatcttcacctccctcctcatcctcctctcctcctcttcaatcATCTGATCAGCTCCTGGCCTGA
- the LOC125009408 gene encoding Fc receptor-like A isoform X4 yields MGTKQSDGVGGVLSSLLFSSTNQARLTVSPSFSQFFKGDFVSLSCEEDDSSAGWTLRRNTTTGQRTQCGADWGEPAGSSCNISYIHPSDSGVYWCESGEGATSNSINLTVHGGPVILQSPVLPVMEGDNVTLLCKTKTTPSILSATFYKDGSNIRTESTGHMTIHHVTRSDEGLYKCNIISHGESPSSWITVTEKLTTTTTPPPTTTPPPTTTPPPGSSPPPGSSPLLLVFLSLSSFLSLVLLVFLVFLVRRRVRRKHEANVTEDITYSDVKISRNKKQPIKQSRDSDPAAVYSAVRTTQDVSYGEIFIRDKKDKSKTRESDPPAVYSAVRTDNITYGQIAIRPKKTREVPPEPEIVYSSLK; encoded by the exons ATGGGGACGAAGCAAAGTGACGGAGTTGGAGGTG TTCTGAGCTCTCTGCTGTTCAGCTCAACAAACCAAG CTCGTCTGACTGTGAGTCCCAGCTTCTCTCAGTTCTTTAAAGgagactttgtgtctctgagctgtgaggaggacgacagctctgctggatggactctgaggagaaacaccacCACAGGACAGAGGACTCAGTGTGGAGCTGACTGGGGAGAACCAGCTGGTTCTTCATGTAACATCAGCTACATCCACCCATCAGACAGTGGAGTTTACTGGTGTGAGTCCGGAGAGGGAGCAACCAGTAACAGCATCAACCTCACTGTCCATG gtggaccagtgatcctgcagagtcctgtcctccctgtgatggagggagataacgtcactctgctctgtaaaacaaagaccactccctccatcctctcagctACTTTCTATAAAGATGGCTCCAACATCAGGACTGAGtctacaggtcacatgaccatccACCATGTTACCAGGTCTGATGAAGGCCTCTACAAGTGTAacatcatcagtcatggagagtctccatccagctggaTCACTGTCACAG AGaaactcaccaccaccaccacacctccTCCTACAACAACCCCTCCTCCTACAACAACacctcctcctggttcctctcctcctcctggttcctctcctctcctccttgtgttcttgtctctttcttccttcttgtcTCTGGTTCTCCTGGTGTTTCTGGTTTTCCTGGTGAGACGACGTGTTCGTAGGAAACATGAAG CAAACGTCACAGAAGACATCACGTACAGTGACGTCAAGATATCACGAAACAAGAAACAGCCAATCAAGCAGAGCAGAG ACAGTGATCCAGCTGCAGTCTACTCAGCAGTGAGAACAACACAAGATGTCAGTTATGGAGAGATATTCATCAGAGACAAGAAAGACAAGTCAAAGACCAGAG AGAGTGATCCACCTGCAGTCTACTCAGCAGTGAGAACAGACAACATCACGTATGGACAAATAGCCATCAGACCAAAAAAGACCAGAG AGGTTCCACCAGAGCCGGAGATCGTCTACTCTTCACTGAAGTAG
- the LOC125009408 gene encoding low affinity immunoglobulin gamma Fc region receptor II-like isoform X1, with amino-acid sequence MGTKQSDGVGGVLSSLLFSSTNQARLTVSPSFSQFFKGDFVSLSCEEDDSSAGWTLRRNTTTGQRTQCGADWGEPAGSSCNISYIHPSDSGVYWCESGEGATSNSINLTVHGGPVILQSPVLPVMEGDNVTLLCKTKTTPSILSATFYKDGSNIRTESTGHMTIHHVTRSDEGLYKCNIISHGESPSSWITVTEKLTTTTTPPPTTTPPPTTTPPPGSSPPPGSSPLLLVFLSLSSFLSLVLLVFLVFLVRRRVRRKHEANVTEDITYSDVKISRNKKQPIKQSRDSDPAAVYSAVRTTQDVSYGEIFIRDKKDKSKTRDSDPAAVYSAVRTTQDVSYGEIFIRDKKDKSKTRESDPPAVYSAVRTDNITYGQIAIRPKKTREVPPEPEIVYSSLK; translated from the exons ATGGGGACGAAGCAAAGTGACGGAGTTGGAGGTG TTCTGAGCTCTCTGCTGTTCAGCTCAACAAACCAAG CTCGTCTGACTGTGAGTCCCAGCTTCTCTCAGTTCTTTAAAGgagactttgtgtctctgagctgtgaggaggacgacagctctgctggatggactctgaggagaaacaccacCACAGGACAGAGGACTCAGTGTGGAGCTGACTGGGGAGAACCAGCTGGTTCTTCATGTAACATCAGCTACATCCACCCATCAGACAGTGGAGTTTACTGGTGTGAGTCCGGAGAGGGAGCAACCAGTAACAGCATCAACCTCACTGTCCATG gtggaccagtgatcctgcagagtcctgtcctccctgtgatggagggagataacgtcactctgctctgtaaaacaaagaccactccctccatcctctcagctACTTTCTATAAAGATGGCTCCAACATCAGGACTGAGtctacaggtcacatgaccatccACCATGTTACCAGGTCTGATGAAGGCCTCTACAAGTGTAacatcatcagtcatggagagtctccatccagctggaTCACTGTCACAG AGaaactcaccaccaccaccacacctccTCCTACAACAACCCCTCCTCCTACAACAACacctcctcctggttcctctcctcctcctggttcctctcctctcctccttgtgttcttgtctctttcttccttcttgtcTCTGGTTCTCCTGGTGTTTCTGGTTTTCCTGGTGAGACGACGTGTTCGTAGGAAACATGAAG CAAACGTCACAGAAGACATCACGTACAGTGACGTCAAGATATCACGAAACAAGAAACAGCCAATCAAGCAGAGCAGAG ACAGTGATCCAGCTGCAGTCTACTCAGCAGTGAGAACAACACAAGATGTCAGTTATGGAGAGATATTCATCAGAGACAAGAAAGACAAGTCAAAGACCAGAG ACAGTGATCCAGCTGCAGTCTATTCAGCAGTGAGAACAACACAAGACGTCAGTTATGGAGAAATATTCATCAGAGACAAGAAAGACAAGTCAAAGACCAGAG AGAGTGATCCACCTGCAGTCTACTCAGCAGTGAGAACAGACAACATCACGTATGGACAAATAGCCATCAGACCAAAAAAGACCAGAG AGGTTCCACCAGAGCCGGAGATCGTCTACTCTTCACTGAAGTAG
- the LOC125009408 gene encoding Fc receptor-like A isoform X3, whose product MGTKQSDGVGGVLSSLLFSSTNQARLTVSPSFSQFFKGDFVSLSCEEDDSSAGWTLRRNTTTGQRTQCGADWGEPAGSSCNISYIHPSDSGVYWCESGEGATSNSINLTVHGGPVILQSPVLPVMEGDNVTLLCKTKTTPSILSATFYKDGSNIRTESTGHMTIHHVTRSDEGLYKCNIISHGESPSSWITVTEKLTTTTTPPPTTTPPPTTTPPPGSSPPPGSSPLLLVFLSLSSFLSLVLLVFLVFLVRRRVRRKHEANVTEDITYSDVKISRNKKQPIKQSRDSDPAAVYSAVRTTQDVSYGEIFIRDKKDKSKTRDSDPAAVYSAVRTTQDVSYGEIFIRDKKDKSKTREVPPEPEIVYSSLK is encoded by the exons ATGGGGACGAAGCAAAGTGACGGAGTTGGAGGTG TTCTGAGCTCTCTGCTGTTCAGCTCAACAAACCAAG CTCGTCTGACTGTGAGTCCCAGCTTCTCTCAGTTCTTTAAAGgagactttgtgtctctgagctgtgaggaggacgacagctctgctggatggactctgaggagaaacaccacCACAGGACAGAGGACTCAGTGTGGAGCTGACTGGGGAGAACCAGCTGGTTCTTCATGTAACATCAGCTACATCCACCCATCAGACAGTGGAGTTTACTGGTGTGAGTCCGGAGAGGGAGCAACCAGTAACAGCATCAACCTCACTGTCCATG gtggaccagtgatcctgcagagtcctgtcctccctgtgatggagggagataacgtcactctgctctgtaaaacaaagaccactccctccatcctctcagctACTTTCTATAAAGATGGCTCCAACATCAGGACTGAGtctacaggtcacatgaccatccACCATGTTACCAGGTCTGATGAAGGCCTCTACAAGTGTAacatcatcagtcatggagagtctccatccagctggaTCACTGTCACAG AGaaactcaccaccaccaccacacctccTCCTACAACAACCCCTCCTCCTACAACAACacctcctcctggttcctctcctcctcctggttcctctcctctcctccttgtgttcttgtctctttcttccttcttgtcTCTGGTTCTCCTGGTGTTTCTGGTTTTCCTGGTGAGACGACGTGTTCGTAGGAAACATGAAG CAAACGTCACAGAAGACATCACGTACAGTGACGTCAAGATATCACGAAACAAGAAACAGCCAATCAAGCAGAGCAGAG ACAGTGATCCAGCTGCAGTCTACTCAGCAGTGAGAACAACACAAGATGTCAGTTATGGAGAGATATTCATCAGAGACAAGAAAGACAAGTCAAAGACCAGAG ACAGTGATCCAGCTGCAGTCTATTCAGCAGTGAGAACAACACAAGACGTCAGTTATGGAGAAATATTCATCAGAGACAAGAAAGACAAGTCAAAGACCAGAG AGGTTCCACCAGAGCCGGAGATCGTCTACTCTTCACTGAAGTAG